One part of the Flavobacterium johnsoniae UW101 genome encodes these proteins:
- a CDS encoding helix-turn-helix domain-containing protein: MSTLNRPRNIGRNISRIRELRGMKQGALADAIGTSQQTISSIETSETVDFDKLVEIAKALGVTVEAIENFTEESVFNFFNNFYDNSSSQGNSFNQGMNATFNPLDKVIELYERLVQAEKEKVEYLEKLLNKEK, from the coding sequence ATGAGCACATTGAACAGACCCAGAAATATTGGCCGAAATATAAGTCGAATTAGAGAACTTCGCGGCATGAAACAAGGAGCACTTGCAGATGCTATTGGCACAAGCCAGCAGACTATTTCAAGTATAGAAACGAGCGAAACTGTTGATTTTGATAAACTGGTGGAAATTGCAAAAGCACTTGGTGTAACAGTTGAAGCTATTGAAAATTTTACAGAAGAATCTGTTTTCAATTTCTTTAATAACTTTTATGATAATAGTTCAAGTCAAGGAAATAGTTTTAATCAAGGTATGAATGCTACTTTTAATCCTTTAGATAAAGTAATCGAGCTTTATGAGAGATTAGTTCAGGCTGAAAAAGAAAAAGTAGAATATCTGGAAAAGCTATTGAATAAAGAAAAATAA
- a CDS encoding Panacea domain-containing protein — protein MYNCFDIAKYFIELAEEEGQGLDPMKLLKLTYISHGWHLGITGKPLFDNEVQAWKYGSVIPDLYYEIRMFGKDPVDPFLINISAKTPLKQEDKEFLKKIWNNYKGLSGLQLSALTHEEGSPWSQTWDGTHNVIIGNDIIKEYYKEKLDS, from the coding sequence ATGTATAATTGTTTTGATATAGCCAAATATTTTATTGAGCTGGCGGAAGAAGAAGGTCAGGGACTTGACCCAATGAAACTGCTCAAGCTTACTTACATTTCGCACGGCTGGCATTTAGGAATTACCGGAAAACCTCTTTTCGATAATGAAGTGCAGGCCTGGAAATACGGTTCGGTTATTCCTGATTTGTATTACGAAATACGAATGTTTGGAAAAGATCCTGTTGATCCGTTTTTGATTAATATTTCGGCTAAAACTCCATTGAAACAGGAAGACAAAGAGTTTCTAAAAAAAATCTGGAATAATTATAAAGGTTTATCAGGATTACAGCTTTCGGCTTTAACGCATGAAGAGGGAAGTCCGTGGTCGCAGACTTGGGACGGAACGCACAATGTAATTATTGGCAATGATATTATTAAAGAATATTATAAGGAAAAACTAGATAGTTAA